Below is a genomic region from Xylophilus sp. GW821-FHT01B05.
CAGTCGCGCCAGGCCCTGCTGCGCAATGTGCTGGTGCTGTCGATCCTGCCGCAGCTGCTGCTGCTGGCGCTGCTGGCGTTCTGGCTGCGCCGCGCCATTGGCAGCGACCTGCGCCCGCTGGCCGCGCTGCAGCGCGCGGTAGAGCAGCGCGATGTGCGCGACCTGACGCCCGTGCCGGCCACGGCCTCCACGCGCGAGGTGCAGCGCCTGGGCGAGGCCGTCAACGGCCTGTTCGCGCGTGTGAACGAAGGCGTGCGCACGCAGCGTGAATTTGCCGGCAACGTGGCGCACGAGCTGCGCACGCCGCTGGCCGGCATCCGCGCGCTGGCCGAGTACGGCCTGGCGCAGAAAGACCCGGCCGTGTGGCGCGAGCAACTGGAGCGCGTGGCGCAAAGCGAGGAGCGCGCCAGCCATCTGGTGGAGCAACTGCTGGCCATGGCGCGCGCCGACGAGGGCCGCAGCATGCAGCTGCAGCCGGTGCTGCTGGACGAGCTGGTGCGCGACGCGGTGCTGCGCTTTCTGCCGCGCGCCGACGCCGCCGGCGTGGACCTGGGCGCGCGCGGCATCGACGACCCGGTCATGGCGCAAGGCCAGCCGGCGCTGCTGGAAGGCATCCTGAACAACCTGATCGACAACGCGCTGCGCTACGGCCGGCCGGCCGCGGGCCTGCCTGCCACGATCACGGTGGCGCTGGCGCTGCAGCCAGATGCGATCACGCTGTCGGTGGTGGACAACGGCCAGGGCATTTCGGCCGAGCGGCGCAGCGGCCTGCAGCGGCGCTGGGCGCAGGGGCCAGAGGGCGAATGGCTGGGCCAGGGCGTGGGCCTGGGCCTGGCCATCGTGCAGCGCTACGCCGAGCTGCTGGGCGCGCGCCTGGTGCTGGATTCAGGCCCGCAGGGGCACGGGCTGGCGGTGGGCGTGGTGCTGCCGCGCGGCTGAGTGTTGCTATATTTTATATAGCTAATAGCCCAAGTGCAGCCTGGGCTAGAGGCCTATTTGGCTCATATTTATTTGGCGGGCAGCACGCGCGACAAAAAGCGGGCGATGGCGCGCGGCAGCTCTGGCGCCAGGGGCAGCGTGGGGTCGCTGGAAGACGCGCGTTGCAGCGCCGGGTCGGCCGGCACCAGCTTGAGCACATGGTTCATGCCCTTGACGATGCGCAGCTCGGTATCCGGCTTGGCGCGCTGCAGCGCCTCGGCCTCGTCGGTGCGGACCTGGGTGTCGGTATCGCCCTGCAGCACCAGGGTCGGGATGCCGAGCTGGGCAAATTCCGTTGCCGGCACGTGGCTGAACCACGAGATCAGGTAAGGCTGTATGCCCGGGC
It encodes:
- a CDS encoding sensor histidine kinase N-terminal domain-containing protein, which gives rise to MTAQAPAPGSLRSRVLQHVLWPLAGAWVVGGVVSVVVASVFTQRAFDRALLDDAYSVAASVRPNSSGGLELTLTPREVGAVLYDQTESVFFAVRWPDGNLIAGHAGLYAPSAPEDTGYRFSDIHYQGRALRAVVLQRTSPLAFDVVMAETTQSRQALLRNVLVLSILPQLLLLALLAFWLRRAIGSDLRPLAALQRAVEQRDVRDLTPVPATASTREVQRLGEAVNGLFARVNEGVRTQREFAGNVAHELRTPLAGIRALAEYGLAQKDPAVWREQLERVAQSEERASHLVEQLLAMARADEGRSMQLQPVLLDELVRDAVLRFLPRADAAGVDLGARGIDDPVMAQGQPALLEGILNNLIDNALRYGRPAAGLPATITVALALQPDAITLSVVDNGQGISAERRSGLQRRWAQGPEGEWLGQGVGLGLAIVQRYAELLGARLVLDSGPQGHGLAVGVVLPRG